The genomic DNA GGGACGACGTTGAGTTTGTGCAAATTAATGACCCTGCGGGCGATGCAGCAACACTGGCTCACTTACTAAAATATGATTCGGTACACGGTATTTGGCCTCATGAGGTTGAAAGTAACGAAAATGCTGTGATCATCGATGGCCATGAAATTAACGTCACACAAAATAAAGCAATTGCAGACACAGATTGGTCTGGTTGCGATATCGTTATTGAAGCCTCTGGCGTGATGAAAAAAACCGAATTACTGCAAGCCTACCTTGATCAAGGTGTGAAAAAAGTTGTTGTAACTGCCCCTGTAAAAGAAGACGGCGTGCTGAATATAGTGATGGGTGTAAATGATGATTTATACGATGTACAGCAGCACGATATTGTTACAGCAGCATCATGCACTACCAACTGTTTAGCACCTGTGGTTAAAGTACTGCAAGAAAAAATTGGTATCAAACATGGTTCAATGACCACTATTCACGATATCACTAATACGCAAACTATCTTAGATGCGCCCCATAAAGATTTACGCCGTGCTCGCGCATGTGGCATGAGCTTAATTCCAACTACAACCGGCTCAGCAACGGCGATTACACATATTTTCCCTGAACTTAAAGGCAAATTAAACGGCCACGCGGTTCGTGTTCCTTTAGCAAATGCATCAATCACTGACTGTGTGTTTGAGGTGACAAAGCCAACTACTGCTGAGCAAATTAATCAGTGGATGCAAGAAGCCGCAGAAGGCGAGCTAAAAGGTATTTTAGGGTATGAAGAAAAGCCACTTGTTTCTATTGATTACAAAACCGACCCACGCTCAAGCATTGTTGATGCGCTATCAACCATGGTTGTCAACGAGACGCAAGTTAAGCTGTATGTTTGGTACGATAACGAATGGGGTTATGCAAACCGCACTGCCGAACTTGCCCGTAAAGTTGCACGATCACTACAAGGTTAAAAGCAATGACGCGTTTGGCTAATCTTCCCGCTGATATAAAGCAGTACTTAATTGTTACCGGGAATTACTGGGCATTTACGCTAACAGATGGCGCATTGAGAATGTTGGTGGTACTGCATTTTCATGCGCTTGGCTACTCGCCTTTGAGCATTGCCGTGCTGTTTTTGTTTTATGAGATTTTTGGTGTTGTCACTAACTTAGTGGGCGGTTATTTAGGCGCAAGGCTTGGTTTAAACAAAACCATGAACATTGGCCTTGCTATACAGGTTGTAGCCTTGTTCATGTTGGCAGTCCCTCCTGAATGGCTGAGTGTTGCCTATGTGATGTTAGCGCAGGCGCTGTCGGGGATTGCCAAAGACCTCAATAAAATGAGCGCTAAAAGCTCAATCAAAATGCTGGTTGCCAGTGGCCAAGAAGGCACCTTGTTTAAATGGGTAGCGATACTAACAGGCTCTAAAAACGCCTTAAAAGGTGTGGGCTTCTTTTTAGGTGGCTTACTACTGACATTAATGTCGTTTAAAGGCGCAATGCTAACCATGGCTGCCATTTTGCTGGTGGTGTGGTGTTTTAGTATTTATGCACTTAAAAATGATTTAGGCAAAGCTAAAAACAAACCTAAGTTTAACGAGATATTTTCAAAAAGTAGTTCAATCAATATCTTGTCAGCCGCAAGGTTGTTTTTGTTTGGTGCGCGTGATGTTTGGTTTGTAGTTGCACTTCCGGTGTTTTTATCACAAGCCTTTGGTTGGGATCATTGGACCGTGGGGGCTTTTATAGCTGCGTGGATCATAGGTTATGGGGTAGTGCAATCTTTTGCACCTAAAATCATTAAGCTTAATAAGCAAACATCACCAAGCGCAGAAACAGTTAAGTGGGCATCATTGCTTGCTTTAGTCACCTTAGCCATTGCCCTTGCTATTGGTTTTGACTGGGCAGTAAAACCAATGCTGATAGGCGGACTGATGTTGTTCGGCGTGGTCTTCGCGATTAACTCATCTTTGCACAGCTACTTAATTGTTAGCATGGCTGATGCCGATGGCGTATCACTGGATGTCGGTTTTTACTATATGGCCAATGCCATGGGACGCTTAATTGGTACTGTGTTGTCGGGCTTAGTGTTTCAGCTTTATGGCTTAGCAGCCTGTTTGGCTATCTCACTGTTATTTATTGTTATTACTG from Pseudoalteromonas sp. N1230-9 includes the following:
- a CDS encoding ArsJ-associated glyceraldehyde-3-phosphate dehydrogenase, yielding MAIKVGINGFGRMGRLSLRAAFAWDDVEFVQINDPAGDAATLAHLLKYDSVHGIWPHEVESNENAVIIDGHEINVTQNKAIADTDWSGCDIVIEASGVMKKTELLQAYLDQGVKKVVVTAPVKEDGVLNIVMGVNDDLYDVQQHDIVTAASCTTNCLAPVVKVLQEKIGIKHGSMTTIHDITNTQTILDAPHKDLRRARACGMSLIPTTTGSATAITHIFPELKGKLNGHAVRVPLANASITDCVFEVTKPTTAEQINQWMQEAAEGELKGILGYEEKPLVSIDYKTDPRSSIVDALSTMVVNETQVKLYVWYDNEWGYANRTAELARKVARSLQG
- the arsJ gene encoding organoarsenical effux MFS transporter ArsJ gives rise to the protein MTRLANLPADIKQYLIVTGNYWAFTLTDGALRMLVVLHFHALGYSPLSIAVLFLFYEIFGVVTNLVGGYLGARLGLNKTMNIGLAIQVVALFMLAVPPEWLSVAYVMLAQALSGIAKDLNKMSAKSSIKMLVASGQEGTLFKWVAILTGSKNALKGVGFFLGGLLLTLMSFKGAMLTMAAILLVVWCFSIYALKNDLGKAKNKPKFNEIFSKSSSINILSAARLFLFGARDVWFVVALPVFLSQAFGWDHWTVGAFIAAWIIGYGVVQSFAPKIIKLNKQTSPSAETVKWASLLALVTLAIALAIGFDWAVKPMLIGGLMLFGVVFAINSSLHSYLIVSMADADGVSLDVGFYYMANAMGRLIGTVLSGLVFQLYGLAACLAISLLFIVITALISTKLPKQI